From Erigeron canadensis isolate Cc75 chromosome 5, C_canadensis_v1, whole genome shotgun sequence:
attttataacaaaactgtgcaaagctgagttttccgaacagattttggtcgacttcaaatagtcatatcttggtcgattttatgaactggaaaattatttttctccagaaacgtttttgagatgttaagattgtacagtaaaaaaaattggatttttttgaagcttcgaaggcccttaacttttataaaacttttctgtgcgcaaacagtgatttttctgactagtctgtaatcattgaatttttaaaaatagttaacgtgccaaataaattatgtaaaattcatgtaagtatataaccctctaaggtaacagtagttaagatttggaatcttgaatcgttcgtttcatcctaataaaaaatagataaagttaccaaaaatttcagtgaatatgaacttgtagaatttaatcttaaatcattaaaacaaataccatattttaagttatgtgacttgtagcttaataatatatgacaaatcagttgtgaatattttgaaagtagccatatgtgtattacatcaaatacgggttacaatggacggtttttgaccatgtccataattgtaacttgttcatatttatatgttgtgtagattctagcgaccttgttggatttgcataactacttgcttgttgaggtgagtttcgtggcccctttttatattatttctttgggggaaaatgatgctcaaaacacttttcatttctttactagctgtgtcaaaaacttgtttgttttcatggacaaatacgtgtaattatgaaatgtgtatgctagcttgcttgtattgatttctttgatgcaatagatgtcttttgatatctattgaagactattggaaaactatcgaccaactttatactccggctggtagttgttggtatttaaagcatgattgcgTTGTTGGCAGAAGTGATGGGGATTgcgttgttggataactatgatggcattgatcagtatttagtatgctactacatgtttatatttacactattgtccaaacttgatatatcatgcacaacaaactcatttgtattcctttaaacctatgaactcaccaacgttatgttgacattttcaaGCATtaattttcaggtaataacaatgcttaagaagattgagcttatggactttaggaagaccaataaagagatccttcatgaactcctagattgcatgtgaaacattgaacactatttgcaattgttacttctttgctatttgaggcgtgttgccaagactttccgtttgtggaaattacatttattttaatttcatttagtttgactctattataaagtccatgtgctataactatatcttttcgtcatatcctacgattccgcctaaggtggggtgtgataGCTTCGGCCGAACTAAAGAAAAGAGGGAGGAAGGAGGAAATTTGCtttgtgaatgaatgaatgaaaacctagaattaacccttgtatttatagggaaCAATTAGGTTAATATtgtcttgaaaaacaagttaagTTAAGGCTTAAAAGGCCCTTAACAAACCGTCCCCCATGATGGACCTTAGGTCCAAAtccacttttcaattttcacattttaatcctcctttttaatcaattaaatataattaaccctttaattatgtttaattaattatttcgtgatcaaactaattaatatattactttaatatatcaattgttattatcgagttaccgtgtcattttgtgtgactccataggcttaaactattcccggacatgcgacttataataatatgatcatatgccaacaCTTTTGACCATGAGTTATCTTGTTCGTTCATTACCCACACATCATAACTGAGAGTCTTGACACCAGTGTTGACAATCATCCATAGGCATCCATGACACGTACCCAAACACTTTTGTTTATCGATAGCGGAATCAGGTAGATGTATGTATGAAATTACCATCTTGTCAACATTGAGTGCCATGACCTTGGAAGATTCCATCCAATACAAATATCCTTCAAGAAACTTACCTACCGTACCTCTTCATCAAATTGAATCCTTTAAATGAATTCTGGCTGGCTCCATGAACATGTTTTAAGATTGAATACATCAGAAGTACCCCAAGTGCTTTTTGAAATGTTGTAGTTTCTAaatgttggaatatgatcacgtaaaatgaacgtatgttcggaaagtatttaagcctacggggtcacacctcaacgtgaatgtaactataattaattaatatattaaatataatttattaattaatttgatcacaaaaaactaacggtcgtctgttaaatgttaatagttaacaGTACTTGactgacggacttaacggaggagATGAttgtgattaaaataaaaattaataaacccTCTAGAATATTCCTAAAGGGGACGGCCAAACACAaagggtttttagaaaaccctaaacttgtttttcaagttaATGTGAggctataaatacaaacaaattcttaaggttttttaCACACAATTAAAGGgaaatcaaaaaccctaaaaatctctcctCCTCTCCCTTCTCTTGGCTTCGACCTATTCTccaaaaaacaaagggtttcgggtttttggTTAGTTCGAataaaagggtattaacaaagggttgttcgttcgtgatcaagtactagcatacatacattccaacgttgtgtgtgcaatcatagaaaggttaatttaaacctttttttGCTTTAATCTCTCAAATTTAAGGTACacattctatactttggttaattaattaaactgcatagatcttaTCTTCCGTTACgcgctttgtgatttgatttgataatagttatataacccaacactAAACCTAACAAATGTCAACTCATTTGGGTTTGCACCATAACCAAATCCGTATGCTTGGATTTCACCACATAAAGGGGAATATGGATCATGATATATCTCATATACACCGGTAAACGGATTGTACATTATCATACGCTCTTCCACAAAGGTACCTAATGGCGAGCACGCGAACGAAATATAATCCTTAACAACCAATAGGATAATCCCATTGAATGTTCCGACAACTGGGTATTTATAGAACTCATCTACTATTATCACCCAAGTAATGTAATGAatgttgatgaacacaagaatAGCACCTTCAAATATTGATATATAGAACTCATCTAGTTAATTTAGATGAACATTTTGTAACACAAattacacaaaacaaaaaaaatgtgaacaaaattttttttaactgatCAGATCCTTTCGGTTCTGTTGCTGTTCATCAAGGATCACATCTTGATTGATGTATGATGAACTCTGTCGAGACATCGAAGAAGAACATGATGGTTTCCTATGAAACGTCGTGATTCGTTGTCCATTTTCATCTAAAATTATATCATCCTCATCTTCATCAGGAATTTTGCATTTTTCCCCAAGAATAATAGTCTTTTTCCAAACCGAATCCTCTCGTgtaaaaagtttattttcaaattcaagtatttgaTTGTCACGTTTTTCATCCTTTTTCGCGCCTTTCTTGAGCCCTTTTAATGGACCCGATAATCTCATACTCATACTTGATGTTAGTTTTGCCCCATGAGATCGTGAGCTTCCTCCAACGTGGTAAGAGGACGCTCTTATGCTAGCTAATCTCGGCGGTGGTGGAAGTTCTTTATTCTCATTTTTATCTATCGTTGATTCGGGCGGTGGATGagaatcattgttgttattttCGACGACATtaacatatgttgtttcattTGTGTGATCACTTGTCTTTGAGACGAGTAATTCAGTATTCTCGTCTGCTTTTGTTGTTTTTCGTCTATTTGATGATGAACCCGTTCGtttggttttctttttgccACAAAGAAACGAAACTATAGCCATGGTAGCCACGATGAAGGCAAAAACGAATAATGTGTGTGATAGTATTGGATTGTTTCGAGGACGACTCTTGCCTATGGGAAAGTGTCTTACCATTTCTCGAAACGATCAACcaaaatcatcaagaacatagcGCAAACAGAATTAAGAAGATAGAGATCTAGTCTAACAGCTTTTGTGTGGTAAATATATGTActaatgaacaaaaaaaaatatttatatataaataaaaaagaaaatgaagtccCAGAAAGACTCGGAAAACCAGAAGTGAAAATAGTTTTACAAGGTGTACTATGCGTAACAAGTTGCTTTAATTGTGgtatgaaaaaaaaaggagaggCTAGGAAGGAAGTAAGAATGAAAGAAATCAATCATTAGCTAAGCTAAGCTAATTTCGAAATAAAAAATAGTGTGATGTATTGTTCGTATTTCTTAATTTAGGTGTACTAAAGTTCCCTCCTCCTAGGCTCCTACTAGTATTATACGTGTCATGAGACAAGAACAAACAACATTTTTTTCGTTTACGTGCCGTTAgctttgttattttattttttttcatttatgaacacgaacacAAATGCACGGAAATGGGCACCATTCTATGTTCGACTATCTGTTCATGTTATATTCGTCAAGTTCAATAAACGAGTATGAAGAAGTTTATTCATGTTTCGTCATGTTTACATCTCAACCGTGATGGGTGTTGccaaaatttctttttcttttaattaaagaatttttaaatatatacaatcacccattttataaagatttatgtatcagttaattttttattttttattttttttttggaatggcttattttattaagagtaaagtgagtatgaggctgttatgcactcaACTTAAGTGAAAAACctttcacatactaattttttaatattttgaatatatgtttgggccctcatgttttttatagtttaaaaaatggCATAtaagaggtttttcacccaacttaaatgTCTAACAACCTCATATTTCGTTCCCTTTTTATTAAACACAAGTCATACACCATGTATCAGTTAGTTGACGCTTGGAGAAATTTTGGCCAAATACAAgtcttgaataataataataaaaatagaaatgcATGAAGATAGTTGAAATCCATTTAAGATGtcaaagaaaatacaaatatttagaGGTTACGGCTTGTTAGCTTGTATGACACAAAGACCTACTGGAAAATCAGATATTCAGCATATTTTTTTACATCATCTTCTATATTGTGCATAGCCGATGTTCAgcatattttttatatcatcTTCTATATTGTGCATAGCCATGCAAATTACGAGGCTGCTGACTTCAATGATTTAAAGCTTCTTAACTAATCAGTCTCCAACTCTAGACTGCTATCATTGTACGGTATACTTATCATTGGGTAAGTTGGTAAAAGTGGAGTGGCAAGTTTATAGAATTTGATAGTAGTTTATAAAAAAGCTGATGTGGCATGCGTGACAACACAACGTATTTGATAATGTCCATAGCATTGGAGGTTAACCACTCTTTTTTTCAACCTTCATGCGCCAACATCAACAGTAGCGGAATTTCCAAGCACAGGATCTTAATAGAACCGTCTGACATCTGTCCTTCGGCATGAAGAGTGCAGAAATGAACTAAATGAACTATACGATTACAAGTGTTGGACTCAAGTTGCAGATAAAGTTAAGTCATGTTTCACTCGTGAGAAGGGCAAACACAGCAATTCATACAGCTATACAACAAAAGCTGGGTCTGTAAtctgtatataatataaagctAAAAAACAAGCATACAAAGGCTTAACTGCTTTTTCtagaattattattaatttgataTACTTAATGTTTTTATCTTCTCAAACATGAACACGAGATGCAACAGCTCAAAGCTAATAATACCAATACATCTCTATACCATTTACATTAATGGGTTGATTTAGGAATATGATATCTTTTTCACTGCACACGGCTATTCAACATCTAAATAATACAAAAGCACTCTCATGGTATACaacttttttgagtttttaccACCTTCATGATAGAAAATACGCAAAAACAAAATTGAATATTTACCGACACCCCGAAGAGATTTTACTAGCtgttaaaaaaacacaaaaaagagCACATACTTCCGCTATTGTTCGCATACTCAGGGTATAGTAACGGATTTGCAATGAAAATACAATGGTCAAAACCTGATTCACATGAAAGACCCAAGGATGATATACAACCTAACTGCATTCTAATTAGGTGAAGTCTGCACATCCTAACACAGCTGGATGCCCAAATTCTGAaacatattaacaaaaacatttggTAAACTTGACACAATTACCTATTAGCAGGTGAGTTGGAGCTTAAAAGGAAACACACCCATAAGGTGAAAGGGATCAAATACAGCCAAAAGCCCAAAACTACACTTCTAATGCATAATTATAGTCAATGAAATCATTTTTGACACGTTATTTTATGCATAAGAAAGTATTGCATTTAGGTGTTTGGGTCAGTCCTTTGATCCTTTCTCAAACCAGCAAGTTTATGCTTTGACATGAACCCACCCAAAACCGTCATTTCACCACCTCTAAAATATGGTACTTACGACCAAACAATGACCCATAGAAGGCGAAACAGAAATTATCACAAACATTTGCTACCTTATATGTAAAAAAGCTAACTGCCAGTTACAAAGGAATGACATGGTTTCTGTtctatttaaggaattaaaaaaaaaaaccaccaaATTACACTTAAAGGAATTAAATACCAGAGATCTGGTCATCCATGCAAGCAAATTTCATAATATTAGAATCTTTCAACTCTACACCTGATCTGAAATTTCAAAGTAACGAAATTAAGGTAGATGAGAACTACACACCTTTGTTCGATATGCTCATCAATTTTGCCAACATAGATTACGTCTACCCTCTTGCAATATCTCAAACGCCAATTTGTATCTTTCTATAGAAGCTGCACCTGCATCAATATAGCTGTGGGCTTCTTCTCTTAAACTCCATACCATCAGCGCCTTAAAATCATGGGACCCACCAGCAGATTCAGCATCACGAAGAATTCCAtattttgcacttttagtccaTCGATGCAATATGTAACGAGATGGGATTTCTCTTATGTTcataatttgaaaaacctttaATGCATGCCTACAGAGAATACCTTCAAATTCAAACATCCTGCAGCTGCAACTGGTATTAAGATTTGAAGCATTAAAAGCAACAGTATTTCTCTCGTCTCCATTACCACATCTTTGCACCAAATATCTGCTGATGGCGCCCTCGATGTTTATTTTTATCCCAACATAGCTATAGCTTTCTAAGAGTTCTTTTTGAAATACTTTGAAGACGGTTACCGTGTACAGCCGTCTGCATTGTTCCTCTAAAGGATCCTTTGTATGTAGAACGGTTTCTGAGTTGTACGAATTGAAATCctcctttctttcttcttcgCGATTAAGTTCTACTGCTTTCTCGTAACGTACAAGGAACTCATTAAGTGGGACTTGGGGAGTCAAACATGTGGAAAAATAGGACTTCATGGTCCCGTCAACTGGGATGCCAGCAAAAAATGTCCCCCTTATATACAATGGGACCCAACTTTTTCTCATTCTGTACATTTCTTTTAACCAAGTGTTTTCCTTCAAGTTATACTTTGTCACGAGCACATTCCACGCAGAATCGAATTCACCAGCGGTTTGGCTTTGAGAAATGCAAGTTTCATATTCGAATTTGAACTCTTCCATGGATAATAACGACCCTAAGATTTCATGTTCTTTAGCAAGGATCTGCCATTGGGAAAACCGATGATGGGTGCCAGGGAACACTTGCAAAATTGAATTTTGGATTGGTTTGTCTTGATCGGCAATTATGGACACCGGTCGTTTTCCAGACATAGCTCGAACCCACGCTTGGAAGACCCATGTAAAAGTTTCTTCAGATTCATCAGCGATTAAAGCACATCCTAAAAGCACCGGTTGTCTATGGTGGTTTATGCCAACAAACGAGGCAAATGGAACCGTATAACTCGATCTCCTATATGATGTATCAAATACAACGGCGTCACCAAATTGAGTGCATGAGAATCTGGACCGTCCATCAGCCCAGAATACACTCATGCATCGACCATTGTCCACTTCTAACGCATAGAAAAAGCCAGTATCTTCACCCTGACGGGTTTGAAAGTAGTCAAGGAGGACATTATACCACCGACTTCCAATACCATTTCCTCTATCTCTTGTGACTAAACTAAGGCCTCCATTTGCTTCTACCAAATCTAAATTTTCCAGCCCGCTACTTAGTTCTTCCTTAAAACTCTTTGGCATTTTCCGACTTGTGTCTTCTGGAGAGTCGAGTTCATGATTGTGTTCTTTTGAAAGACGGTCAACAACCCATCTACCAGAATCTTGCCTTTGTATTCTCATGAAAGCTCCACAGCCTACTCTTGAAGGGTGCTGGTGACCTTCTTTAGAGCACACAAATCTTCTAGAGGTAATCGACCCGTCGTTTTTGGAGCGGAACAATTGACCTATTCGCACTTTAAAACCCATGCTAGCTGCATACGTGTGGTAGTACTTGTAAGCATCATTAGCAGATGCGAAATCAAGACCTTTGCATGGCTCACCTCCAGGTTCTGGATCGAATTCTTCTCGCTTGAGTCGTTTTAGATCAATGGCGCCTGACGGATCATCATCGTCAAGTGATCTGATTCCAGTTCTTGAAGACACAACGGATATAGGTTTTGGAGCAGGATGAGCTTTTCTTTGTATAATATGGTGGTGACGGGGTTCACCTGAAATGTCGAGATCGTGATTGTGCTCTGTTTTTAAGTTTGCTAGAACCCATTTTCCAGAATCACCCTTTTGTACTCTAATGAAAGCAGGACAACCAGTTCTTGTATTGGTCTGAAAACCCTCTTTTGAACACACGTATCTTCTTGAAATAACCGATCCGTCAACTCTGGATCTATAAAGCTGTCCGATTCTAATTTTGAATCCAGATTGAGTTGCATAGAAAGTATAGAATTCTTGTGCTGCTTCTGCTGTATCAAACTCTAACCCTACGTATGGCTCAACTCTAGACACTCCTCCATCCTCCCTTTGGCCATTAGTTTTAAAAGCAGATTGGCCTGGTTTAGCTCTGACAGTCATGGTGTTGAGATTCTGCCTATTCATATCAGCTCCTGAAACATAATGCGAACACTGGGTCATGTATTATATTAGAGCTATATAAAATAATACCAGAACGCAACTAATAACTAGTTTCATGATTCAAATGACCCCAATAGCATGAACTATCGATAAATTACTATTTCTTGGAAACACAGGATTTCTCACAAACATCTACAACTTGTCCATCATGAGACTAGACCCCCGACTTTTGGTTGATGGGTCACCTCTCATATGGCTAGCCCAAGGACCTTGGCTGATAAAACTTGGTATCGAACAGTTTTGCAATTGCATATATGTGGTTATAATCGAAACCATAAACTCCCTCCATCCTAAAATTGATGCAAAATTTTGATAGAAGACGTAATTTAAAAGAAGAATGACTACCAGTCAGATATCTAAATGATGGCAATTTAAAAAATCTTGTTGGCTAAGAGTGACGTAATCAGCATCTAATAGTAACTCCCAGTAAATATAAGTATACTTTAACGGaacttcatttaaaattttgtcgCGATGCCAATATCACAAGTACATTTACATATCCTTGATTATAactttgatgcaggtttctgTTAGTTTCCATATACCAAAAAATTCAACACTCTGGTCCCGATTCTAACTTC
This genomic window contains:
- the LOC122600918 gene encoding protein FAR1-RELATED SEQUENCE 7-like, coding for MNRQNLNTMTVRAKPGQSAFKTNGQREDGGVSRVEPYVGLEFDTAEAAQEFYTFYATQSGFKIRIGQLYRSRVDGSVISRRYVCSKEGFQTNTRTGCPAFIRVQKGDSGKWVLANLKTEHNHDLDISGEPRHHHIIQRKAHPAPKPISVVSSRTGIRSLDDDDPSGAIDLKRLKREEFDPEPGGEPCKGLDFASANDAYKYYHTYAASMGFKVRIGQLFRSKNDGSITSRRFVCSKEGHQHPSRVGCGAFMRIQRQDSGRWVVDRLSKEHNHELDSPEDTSRKMPKSFKEELSSGLENLDLVEANGGLSLVTRDRGNGIGSRWYNVLLDYFQTRQGEDTGFFYALEVDNGRCMSVFWADGRSRFSCTQFGDAVVFDTSYRRSSYTVPFASFVGINHHRQPVLLGCALIADESEETFTWVFQAWVRAMSGKRPVSIIADQDKPIQNSILQVFPGTHHRFSQWQILAKEHEILGSLLSMEEFKFEYETCISQSQTAGEFDSAWNVLVTKYNLKENTWLKEMYRMRKSWVPLYIRGTFFAGIPVDGTMKSYFSTCLTPQVPLNEFLVRYEKAVELNREEERKEDFNSYNSETVLHTKDPLEEQCRRLYTVTVFKVFQKELLESYSYVGIKINIEGAISRYLVQRCGNGDERNTVAFNASNLNTSCSCRMFEFEGILCRHALKVFQIMNIREIPSRYILHRWTKSAKYGILRDAESAGGSHDFKALMVWSLREEAHSYIDAGAASIERYKLAFEILQEGRRNLCWQN